Genomic window (Vigna unguiculata cultivar IT97K-499-35 chromosome 10, ASM411807v1, whole genome shotgun sequence):
ttattttagaataattgACATGAACAATAGGTTGGGAATTCACATCGGATAGAAATAAGAAGTTGAACGTTctaaaaaactcataaatttattgtcttaacattttttttgaaagtaGTGTCAATTTTTTATGTGTCTTGAATTCATGTCTTATTGGTATTGTGTTTCTTTACTAAATTTTCTTCTTGAAAGATTCATTGTCAGAGTTGATGGTTCATctttagagatgtcaaaatgggtttcaacccgtgagccaactcggctcaccacgagttcgagctgggttgagccgggttgggttgagaaaaattcatttttttcaaaagtgggttgaactcaacccggctcacttaacccacgagttaaacgggttcgagccgggttgaaggtgggttggcctacttaacccaccaacactttttaacaatttttttgaaatttttttttaaaatttttataaatttttttaataattatttactactcctattatatttgttcataatttcatatttttaaatgctagaatgttgcttaattatatttgaatagtttgaatgtttaattaatttgattgtcaagttatatatgttgatactttaatctttaactataatctttataataaattactcaagtaaccgtcttataaaacaattttttctaaattagcatgaaaaaaatgtatagtttttttattaatattttgttgaatagcatgacataaaatttgtaatattagtcatgctttcttagactatataaatactttcttggaaataatttttcatatattggtggtgagcatgatcaaaacattggttcttgattttactatgattgtcatctcatgggttacttaaaaaattatttaaatatttgaatactaaaaaataaatagataaataattttttaggtgggttggtgagccaacccacttaacccaccaacctgtGGTGGGTTGAGTcaggttacaaaatttctggctcaccataaagtgagtcgggttgggttcactAATTTTCAACCCGACttgtggtgagccaacccgtgtgagtcgggttggctcacctTGACATGTCTATTCATCTTGATGACCAGCTCAGATGAGTATAATATGAGTGGAGAATCCTAGATGTAAGGATTCCTTGTAATGAAAGTCTTTCTTCAATCATGATATAGTAGCGGTGTAAAAAGGTCACTATTTCAGGGGTACTCGTtattgttggaaatattttcaCTCTAGAAAAAAATGTACCAATGTGGAAGAAAGTCATCATTGAGAAGGAGATAACTCGAAATGTAAGTGTAAATTTAAGTCTTACATTCgaaagaaatgagaaaatattttataaggtaaaatattcttaaattttgttaaggttTTGAGTTGAAGGTGATGTCAATAGATTATATAAGTTGAACTCATGTGTCATTAATGTTGTATCTTTCtgataaatatgataaatatcaaataatatcaataagGAACATTACTAGTGTCATTTTCactataaatttaatgaaaaaatagttgactattttttatcttttaaatttggaTAAATTGAGATTAACACCAAACTAAAAGAATGATCGGAGAAAAAAAGGTTATTTAACCTAAAGAAAAAGTTGTCTTTCATtaatttctctcttctcttttattttagcCAAAGCCAAACATTACGTGTATGTAGCACACCACACCCTACACACCAAAGTGTGAGAGCTAAATGTTTAGACTAATAATGCACGCAGAAAGTAAGGCCTAATAATATTAAGCACTTTCCAAGTTTCAACCCTATGCATTATTCTTCTTGCTTCACCTTTCTATTTAATTCAATGCCAAATGTTTCATGCAACAAAACAATTcaatttgaaatgcttttttttCCTTACCAAATCGGTGATTAATGGCTATAGCTATTAACATAAGTTTGTGAGTAGGTtctaaaaattcataaaatggACCATGTTTGGTTTACAAAACTTATCATTAACTTAGATGAAAtatctttttactttatttatttaacttgcTTTTCAAATggacctaatattttttaacacttttaaaataatatattttcttatataaatataatataatatattgaacACTATTGAAACATAACGTGTTCACACTATTCTCAGTTATTAAGAAGATCAATTCTTATTACAagtataacaattatttttagttacatCTTAATTAAGCATCATGGTAGTAAGTTAATAATTTCAAGATTCTTAGATGGATTTGTACTTCAATGtaacatttaatattaactGAGATTAATTTACTTacttattcatatttattaatattaaaattagctGATAAATCTAGACAAGTATACCTAATCTTAATAATACTACTTATGAGTGGTGTGTTAAATATCACGCGtgtcatatatatattaaatacttttttaataaactatgtTATCTTTTGTATTAATAATATCGATTAGTATATTCATagtagtttttatttttcagtattACACTtaaattagtgaaaaaaaaaactattgagctatttgttcatttttcatttctatttgccattttttttatcaaagattTACACATATCTTAAAAACCGTACCAGCTATATATTAGGCACAAGTTGAAAGTTTAAATCCGTactaataaattgttttaataattcaattatatataaataatgtgaaaatgtaatattattatttaattattctaaataccaaaaataatattttacaagcTTTTAACCTtcaaaatagaaagaaaaaaaaaacatttcaaaaactatttaaatttaaaggtcAATCAggcatattaatattatttaaaattaacgtaaacacaggcgctatcgtgtctgtgtgtacgcattttttacatatgcattatattatattaataggtgatgatattgtaatgttattaagttaatatataaaataaaattatatttattaaaaataaaatggaatggaatatatcagaaaagataACGGTTGATAAAtagggaaaaagaaaagaaacagagatagatgattttataaaaagtttataaaaataacaatcaattttcaaaaatttaataaataattatattttaaagggtacaattagaattttgaaatgtggatacaaaagatggaatctctttatatattgttatagataaaaaaattcaaaagaaaaatgatagatACTTTTTTGTATAAcctagaaaataatatttttagaattgatagtgtctttaaaatagtgaaacgattatagtaatattaaaacattaaagtataaatataaattttataaacatgTTTCATTTCTTTAAAACATATTATCTATCTGAAAACTTTTTTTCTAGAGCTATCTACCTTTTCTCTTATCTATCTTACACTCTATTATTCTGTTTGAAGATCTAAGATCGTTAGAGTGATTATTTGTGCGAGCTATTTCCTTCAAACCAATCGATTTCTCCAGTTGAGTAAGTTGAAATTCTACTATTTCTTCCTTGGTCAAATCGATTTTCCTCTTGCATTTAAGTATTCTCTGCTTGCATGTGACTTCAGAGTCATCAATGTCTAATGTTTCTACATGTAGATAGATCATCCTATAAAATTGAAAGTGCTTTGATGTTTTAGGAGTTGTTAGAACTATCTTGCAAGTAGCGTAAGCTAATTTTATGCTTTTGCATGTGGTCATTTGATCAAATTGTAGGTTGTAAATTGAATGTGATCAAAccttaagtttgaattattaattgCTTTAATTTGTACTGTTTTGATTGCAAAATCTGTATtacatgtatttaaattatgctCAAGTATGTGGTTTCGTTTTGCTAGATGGTTTTTATGTGAACTTGAATGAGAGAGTTTTAAATTGGGCAATTGAATATATTGGTACTAGTTAGGAAGTGTTTTTGAAACAGGTAAAACTAATAAAGGAGTGGAAAGCACCAATTTGAACAATGGAGCAAATTAAAACTCTACCATTCATGAATTTTTCTGTCATGGTTGGGCGGTATTAGGTAGGTCGTTTGGCACAAATATCAAAATTCAAGTCAGAGAGCAAGTTTCGTTTCAAGGCGCTAGATAATGGTTCGAACCGCTAGACACACTTGTTCTAGGGAGCTTTAATGGCCTCTAGCACTGAGCGTTGGTTTGCACCACTAGATGTGCTCATCACACAAAGCTTCAGGGGTCACCATCGTTAGGCATCGACCTATGTTGTTGGGCACTCAATGGAAAGTGAGCCCTTGTGACGATAGTGTTGGGCGCCCCTTAGGTACTATCGAGCGTCGATCTCGGTTGCTAGTTTCGTTTCACATTTTTTCCTGTTTTGATTGTTGATATTATTGATTTTCCAAAGGTTGTAGTGATGGTATGAGTTGGTATAATTCAAGGAATTCCATGGGAAAAATCCAATTTGTTGTGAATATCTTTAGCTTATGCATTGAGGTAAGGATTCAAATTGGAGCTATTTTGACACTCTACTAGACAATTCACACTCATGTAGAGTATAATTGGGTTGGATGGTGAAAGTAACAAGAAGTCTTAATCTTTTGACTGCTCCAAGGTTCATATGACGGTGTGAAGACTAACCTTATGTGTGGGAGGATGAAACCCGTTGGCAATAACTTTGCAAAAGTTTCGACCACAAGTGCTTATTTCTAATGAATCTGACCTTGATACATGTATCTAGATAATTGAATCCATAAGTGTTTGTTGAGACATGCTATTTTAGTATGATATCTATTTTGAAGGGTATGGTTACTATGTATGATAAAATTAATGTATATGATTTTCCTTCTGTAAATTAGATTATCCTCGTGTTTTTATTGACTTTGTTATGTTTGTGTTATTCATTTACAATATCACCATTAAATGGTGTGAGCAGATAAAGAAACAAGTGTTCATATAACTTAGGAAGGGGAGGATGCAACTCTTTAGTTATAGGTTATGAAAACTTTGTTTTGTTTCTATCTTTTGAAAAACTTGTACTTCTTTTGTGttgtttatagttttattttggtGTGTATATGTAACTACCTTATCCAATACCTATTTTCAGATACATGTAACAatgtatttatatgttttgCCTCCTTGTTGATGATTACCAGaattgaaatgttttgtttattaataCTCCACTATTAAATGACATGTTACACTTTcactatatttaaataaacaaatcaaaataatattctcttaaaacattttttaataattcatgTTGAAGcaatttttaaacaattcaCCAACTTTTAcattatttcaattcaagatGAATTTTACGATTTAAATGGACGGAATATTAAACTATCTTGTCACTTTTCTTcctattacaaatatttttataagcaatacttgtatttttttatttctctaatTAGTCATTTTTTCCGTTAACATGAGCAGCATAAAGTTTGCCCTAACTAATTTGTTCTTACTTGACAAAACCAGGTTTAGATTTTCAATACTCCTTCAATTCTTACTCTATTGCAGTTATGTTTCTTATTTGGCTattcttttactattattttagaagaaaaaaaatcaagaaaaattaGTCATACTTCAAGGAGAGAGTACATACTATAGCAATTGAATTAAAGTGTTCCACAGTTAAAATGTGACTAATTATaacaatgaaattgaaattaattgcTACCTCAAGTTGTACCAATAATTTAACTAACCTAATTAACAAATTAATCAACAAATTTAACtacaatatcattttttttataaaattaactttcaCACTAGACAAGATAATTCATCCATATTCAAGGTTTATCACAAAAAAGAGAAACTTTTCCTAATTAGTAACACATCAATCTCAAAGTGTCAAActcatattttgaaaagtatatattttttttcttttgtaaattgcAATGAGCTATGTGGACTATACAAagtgagaaagaagagagaagaaaaatgatTACGTTTTTTGtcggaagaaaaaaaagaaaaagaaaaaaagaatctaCAAACGGAAACGGACAAAACACAAGCCCGTACCACGGTCCGCAAAATCAACGGTTGTGCGGGTTCCTGCCGAAATCCGCGAGCTTCCGCGATCGGTTGGCACAAAACGACGCCGCAGAGGATATGTGGTGGGGCCCACCAGCACCCATTTCCTGGCCCAATCCTTTACTATTATTGgtaatattattgttatggGTCCAATGCTGGTTCTGGTTCGGACTCGCCCGAACCAGAGGACTCAGACAGAACGCCATGCTCGTCGACAGTCCCTTCGTTCCGCCGCTGAGCCGAGACCGCCGATGTGCCGTCGCCGGCGTCGGATTCTGTCTCTGAGGCGAACTCTCCGTCGAATTCCCGGAATCGGACCGCTCCTGCGCCGCCTCGTCGCTGAAATCGGCCGCCGTCGACGGCGACATACCTCGATCCGCGCGCCGGCATCTCCTTCTGTCGGTTTCGCCGCCTCTGTGGTGGCGCGCGGGGAGCATCATCGCGAACCACGACGACGCCGTGGACCGTTCCTCGCACGGTTCCCGACGCGCGGCGGCGGCCTCCGTCTTGTGCGATCTGCCGCGGAAGATGTTCGAGAGGATCCAGAACCTCCCGCCGCCGTGTCTCCTCTTCTCCGCCGCAGCTCCGCCGTCTCTCGCGGCGGGTTTAGCCTGCGGCGTGCCGTAGAACAGCCTCTCTCGGCGGCTGTCGCAGTCGGATTTCCTGCGCGCGACGTAGGGGGACACCGAGCGCGGGAAATTGATCGGCGCCGTTTTCTCCTCCGCCTTGGGCTTCCGTTCTCGTTGCGGAGATGCGTTTTCTCCTGATTGGGCTTGTGCATGGGCCTGAACCTGGGCTGCGTAGATAGGCTGGAGACGCTCCCGGAGACACGAAGCGCAAACGCCGATGGTGCTGGTGAGGTCAGGTAAGTGCTTCTTACACCTCATTGTTgcgttttatttaaaaatacgaCACCGTTTCTCGTTTTATATATCTCGATGCTGGCAATTGTGTCGTTGCGAGttaggagagaaaagaaaaagcgAAGGATCTGACGAAGAATTTAAAGGAAAAAGCTTTGTCTTGTTCTTGCAAAcacaaataaacaaacaaatagaaaaggagagaaagagagagagggtTTGCTTAGTGTGGGTTTGAAGGTAAatagagaatgaaaaaaaatgcgaataataagagaaaataaataaataaaaaagagaaagagagggtCAAAGAAAGTTACTTGGCATGATGGAAAAAGATGGAGGACCAGCTTTGTTAACAAGTTGGATAAGGAAAGGGTTTGGTTGATTACAACACCCCCCATTGGGGTCTGTCTTATTATTATCCATTAATTTTCCAATGGCTGCTTAATTCATTCATCAAAATAGTAAATCTCATAAACCCATACCATAACTGTTACAACTAATTCCTCTTTCTTTATCCAACAAAAGctaatttattcataaatgctCATTAAAACTCTTTACTTActccataaatatttttttcttttttcatatcatccaccttttacaaatattttgttgTGCAATTATCAtaccaatatttatttttatgaatgaaaattgttttgtgTGTGGGATTAGTTTATTTTAACATGTGCTGGTGAACATGGATTAGAAAGTGGGAGGGGGAGAGAGAAATTTTTAATGGGtttgatgaaaatataaaatgctGAGAAAGAAGCAATCGGAAGGGTGTTGACTTTTGATTAGATATTTAAGATTAgataattttaatgattaattgATGTAATGTTTTGTCTTGCGGGGTTTCTTGGTTTTCGATAAGATAAAACAAATCattggtttttcatttttttttatttcccagTAGTATTTGGGAGAACGTGTATttactagtttttttttctctctcactagattaataaattataaatttaatttatttgattacttcaaaaagtaattaattaattaaacattctcttatttatttaatagttgTTTAATTACCAAGTCTATTGTTCCCTTATCCATACGTGACCGGTGTTTTGCGGAGAACCGGAATTTGTTGACTTTTTGtttaatagtaatatttaagATAAAAGTTTTCGAATTCACAGTTCTTTTGAGTCCATAAAACAATGTtgttgttatttcttttttataattacattcAGACAAAATATGTGTAAGATAAGgtgaatgttttttatattattatctaattaaaaaattactgtatataataaatttattaattttaaacggttatttcaaaattatattaacaataaatttttattataatagtgtataaataaaattataaaaaattaaacaaatttataaattattaacatattGGTATCTCATAAACTTtcctttttcacttttttactAACTGTGGTCTGGTTGGACGTGAACTTGAATCTTCAGGA
Coding sequences:
- the LOC114165989 gene encoding uncharacterized protein LOC114165989, producing the protein MRCKKHLPDLTSTIGVCASCLRERLQPIYAAQVQAHAQAQSGENASPQRERKPKAEEKTAPINFPRSVSPYVARRKSDCDSRRERLFYGTPQAKPAARDGGAAAEKRRHGGGRFWILSNIFRGRSHKTEAAAARREPCEERSTASSWFAMMLPARHHRGGETDRRRCRRADRGMSPSTAADFSDEAAQERSDSGNSTESSPQRQNPTPATAHRRSRLSGGTKGLSTSMAFCLSPLVRASPNQNQHWTHNNNITNNSKGLGQEMGAGGPHHISSAASFCANRSRKLADFGRNPHNR